Proteins encoded by one window of Bacillus rossius redtenbacheri isolate Brsri chromosome 3, Brsri_v3, whole genome shotgun sequence:
- the LOC134531147 gene encoding uncharacterized protein LOC134531147 isoform X2, which translates to MKYKGYVSKVVTKQNKLPPILVSFEHGDLLPGEVAGLRCAVLRNPDDEQRLVAVATPHLQYTSRVPSGAGLTTTFIAVHNKKTNKVRLIETECFTLLPSIAKETGAAAADDVVDVSVQYAQLSKSFGSKMAKRKQEQIERTTINADNLEGQLAELTQTMEVAEEDLTFSKDGSSLRELLPPRNPEATGVSQVYELTNILSAEELESLDIICDEVLTEPKSYIRHSPSHLFDHCLIALLVNQDRTRLKALLYADCLIKFVRLNVKDLSKKDLVLCPYSVLISNNILNNFTTSVGNKRNRPLTHRDKALCHIIVLGLLACGYQLDLKPLVKSFQRVGLAKLQALSRVVGAVPSKNKPDVIELKFPVTSMRETIRHTKIGRKN; encoded by the exons ATGAAGTATAAAGGTTACGTGTCTAAAGTTGTTaccaaacaaaacaaacttccaCCTATTTTAG TGTCGTTTGAGCACGGAGACTTGTTGCCCGGAGAGGTTGCTGGTCTGAGGTGCGCGGTGCTGCGGAACCCGGATGACGAGCAGCGGCTTGTTGCCGTGGCAACACCGCATCTGCAGTACACAAGCAGAGTCCCCAGCGGCGCAGGCCTGACAACCACCTTCATCGCGGTCCACAACAAGAAGACAAACAAG GTTCGCTTAATAGAGACAGAATGCTTCACCCTGTTGCCGTCCATCGCGAAGGAGACAGGCGCAGCTGCTGCCGATGACGTGGTTGACGTAAGCGTGCAGTATGCACAGCTCAGCAAGTCGTTTGGTTCTAAAATGGCGAAACGCAAGCAAGAGCAGATAGAGAGGAcaacgatcaatgcggacaactTAGAAGGACAGCTGGCGGAGCTCACACAGACCATGGAAGTGGCAGAAG AGGACCTGACTTTCTCGAAGGATGGCTCAAGCTTAAGAGAGCTACTGCCACCCAGAAACCCAGAAGCTACTGGTGTGAGTCAAGTATATGAACTAACCAACATTCTATCAGCAGAAGAGCTGGAGAGTCTGGACATCATCTGCGACGAGGTCTTGACGGAACCCAAGAGCTACATTAGGCATTC ACCGTCGCATCTTTTCGATCACTGCCTTATTGCTTTGCTGGTCAACCAGGACCGCACCCGGCTCAAAGCCCTTCTCTACGCAGATTGCCTTATCAAGTTTGTGAGGCTTAATGTCAAGGACCTTTCGAAAAAGGACTTGGTGCTCTGCCCATACTCCGTGCTTATCAGCAACAACATCCTCAACAACTTCACTACCAGTGTGGGTAATAAGAG GAATCGACCACTCACCCACCGGGACAAGGCTCTATGCCACATTATCGTGCTGGGATTGCTGGCCTGTGGATACCAGTTGGACCTCAAACCACTCGTCAAGTCTTTTCAAAGAGTTGGCCTCGCAAA GCTGCAGGCACTGAGCCGGGTCGTCGGAGCTGTACCTTCTAAGAACAAGCCAGACGTTATTGAACTGAAATTTCCAGTAACCTCTATGAGAGAGACTATTAGACACACCAAGATAggaagaaaaaattaa
- the LOC134531147 gene encoding uncharacterized protein LOC134531147 isoform X1 yields the protein MKYKGYVSKVVTKQNKLPPILVSFEHGDLLPGEVAGLRCAVLRNPDDEQRLVAVATPHLQYTSRVPSGAGLTTTFIAVHNKKTNKVRLIETECFTLLPSIAKETGAAAADDVVDVSVQYAQLSKSFGSKMAKRKQEQIERTTINADNLEGQLAELTQTMEVAEEDLTFSKDGSSLRELLPPRNPEATGVSQVYELTNILSAEELESLDIICDEVLTEPKSYIRHSPSHLFDHCLIALLVNQDRTRLKALLYADCLIKFVRLNVKDLSKKDLVLCPYSVLISNNILNNFTTSVGNKRNRPLTHRDKALCHIIVLGLLACGYQLDLKPLVKSFQRVGLAKSVFIKITVLFFIIFLGEYQYWNTDYSVCSCQLSSFIGRNQLLI from the exons ATGAAGTATAAAGGTTACGTGTCTAAAGTTGTTaccaaacaaaacaaacttccaCCTATTTTAG TGTCGTTTGAGCACGGAGACTTGTTGCCCGGAGAGGTTGCTGGTCTGAGGTGCGCGGTGCTGCGGAACCCGGATGACGAGCAGCGGCTTGTTGCCGTGGCAACACCGCATCTGCAGTACACAAGCAGAGTCCCCAGCGGCGCAGGCCTGACAACCACCTTCATCGCGGTCCACAACAAGAAGACAAACAAG GTTCGCTTAATAGAGACAGAATGCTTCACCCTGTTGCCGTCCATCGCGAAGGAGACAGGCGCAGCTGCTGCCGATGACGTGGTTGACGTAAGCGTGCAGTATGCACAGCTCAGCAAGTCGTTTGGTTCTAAAATGGCGAAACGCAAGCAAGAGCAGATAGAGAGGAcaacgatcaatgcggacaactTAGAAGGACAGCTGGCGGAGCTCACACAGACCATGGAAGTGGCAGAAG AGGACCTGACTTTCTCGAAGGATGGCTCAAGCTTAAGAGAGCTACTGCCACCCAGAAACCCAGAAGCTACTGGTGTGAGTCAAGTATATGAACTAACCAACATTCTATCAGCAGAAGAGCTGGAGAGTCTGGACATCATCTGCGACGAGGTCTTGACGGAACCCAAGAGCTACATTAGGCATTC ACCGTCGCATCTTTTCGATCACTGCCTTATTGCTTTGCTGGTCAACCAGGACCGCACCCGGCTCAAAGCCCTTCTCTACGCAGATTGCCTTATCAAGTTTGTGAGGCTTAATGTCAAGGACCTTTCGAAAAAGGACTTGGTGCTCTGCCCATACTCCGTGCTTATCAGCAACAACATCCTCAACAACTTCACTACCAGTGTGGGTAATAAGAG GAATCGACCACTCACCCACCGGGACAAGGCTCTATGCCACATTATCGTGCTGGGATTGCTGGCCTGTGGATACCAGTTGGACCTCAAACCACTCGTCAAGTCTTTTCAAAGAGTTGGCCTCGCAAAGTCAGTGTTCATTAAgattactgttttattttttattatatttctagGGGAGTACCAATATTGGAACACAGATTACTCTGTATGCAGCTGTCAATTGTCTAGTTTTATTGGACGAAACCAATTACTTATTTAA